In Candidatus Kapaibacterium sp., a single window of DNA contains:
- a CDS encoding thiazole synthase → MYEPLVIRGIEFKSRLWVGTGKYRSFEETARAVEASGTDVVTVAVRR, encoded by the coding sequence ATGTATGAACCTTTAGTTATAAGAGGAATTGAGTTTAAATCAAGGCTATGGGTTGGAACAGGAAAATATCGTAGTTTTGAGGAAACAGCTCGTGCAGTAGAAGCCTCGGGAACAGATGTTGTAACTGTTGCTGTAAGAAGA